TCCCGACAGCCGCGCACGGCTCCTCCGCAGCAGCCGGACGAGGCTCTTAGGCGTCAGCTTTTCCACGTCGCACCCGTTCCACGCCGAAATCGTCGATGCCGCTTACGCCGGAGCTACCTTGCGGGGGTACGACATCGCGCTGAGCGCAGTAGCCAACGGCCGGCCGGAATCGCGGGCCGTGGAGTCTCTCCTGGATTTGGGCTGTGAAGCCCTCATCATGATTTCTCCAACACTGGGGGAGGAGGAGTTGGCCGGTTACGCCGCAAGGCTCCCGGTCGTTTCCCTTCTCCGGGACGACGTCGGTGGATCCCTGGACTCTGTCAGCAGCGATGACGACGCCGGTATCCGCATGGCGCTTGAATATCTCACCTCGCTGGGACACCGGAAAATCGCCCACGTCGATGGCGGCGACGCCGTCTCTGGCCCGCAACGGCGTGAAGCCTTCCGTGTAGAAATGGCCAGCCGCGGGCTTGAACCGCGGGTAATTCCCGGTGGCGCAACCGAAGAAGACGGCCTGCGCGCTGGTGGTGAGCTTCTGGAGAACCTGCCCACCGCCGTCGTTGCGTTCAACGATCGCTGTGCCTTGGGCATCTGGGAAAGCTTCCGGGCAGCAGGCCTCCGGGTCCCCGAGGACGTGTCCGTCCTGGGCTACGACGATAGCCAATTCGCCCGCCTTAGCTACGTCCAGTTGACGTCCGTCAGCCAGGATGCCCCGGTGTTGGCACGAGCCGCCGTGGACCGCGCCGTCGATCGCTTGGAAGGCTCGACGCCGCCCGCGCATCTTGTGCGAACACCGCATCTGGTCATCCGCAACACCACGGGCCCCGCCCCGAAATGACCGCACGGGTTCAGCAGGGCGCCCCGCCCCTTACGCGCGGCGACCAGCTGTAAGCGCCGGAGGGACCGGAGTTACGAAGCACCCGACGGTGGGGCGTCGTCGATGTCCGGACCTTCGGCAGGATCCTGGCTGTGGATGCCGGTATCGTGCGAAACCCAGCCCTCCGTTTCTCCCTCTGCGGGAGCGTCGGTGTGGTGCCGGATGATGTGTTCTGTCTGGTCGTTTGCGTTCATTACGGATACTCCCTGTCCGTGCTTGGACTGCTTCCGTGAGTGCACCAAGTCTACGCCGGGTCGGCTCTGTTGAGAGGTCCGCTCCGCGCTGAATCGTCA
This window of the Arthrobacter sp. StoSoilB5 genome carries:
- a CDS encoding LacI family DNA-binding transcriptional regulator: MMGKRPTLMDVADAAGVSRALVSIVMRDAPGASEATRLRVQKAAKELGYRPDSRARLLRSSRTRLLGVSFSTSHPFHAEIVDAAYAGATLRGYDIALSAVANGRPESRAVESLLDLGCEALIMISPTLGEEELAGYAARLPVVSLLRDDVGGSLDSVSSDDDAGIRMALEYLTSLGHRKIAHVDGGDAVSGPQRREAFRVEMASRGLEPRVIPGGATEEDGLRAGGELLENLPTAVVAFNDRCALGIWESFRAAGLRVPEDVSVLGYDDSQFARLSYVQLTSVSQDAPVLARAAVDRAVDRLEGSTPPAHLVRTPHLVIRNTTGPAPK